From Rhodamnia argentea isolate NSW1041297 chromosome 10, ASM2092103v1, whole genome shotgun sequence, a single genomic window includes:
- the LOC115731414 gene encoding pentatricopeptide repeat-containing protein At5g39710-like, with the protein MLVLLAGGTVNTSLRIMPPHPSLLSSTPYPPPSPLLHLPPQRNPCSFRSIIISPRHLWKIQRRKLVTRFSPSRHSHGSVHRTSAILTPPSEVQGRENQERERRSCTVRVQCLAERIRALPATDRVEFVRLLRRDGQMGSLSGVNDLLAALAMAHEPDIALQVFDEMPSHGLDPDSWTFSSAIVCHCLKNNLDDAARILDFMVDNELCPSVATFTTLVNSFCRKGQMQRAFEVFRVMNRVGCEPTIQTYNCLIKGLCYVGRVEEAYEMLENIKKDSFSIKPDIYTYTAVMDGFCKVGRSPEAMELLDEALEAGLSPNVVTYNTLFNGYCKEGKPMKGFGVLKLMKESDCMPDNISYSTLIHGLLKWGKIRAALRAYKEMVGDGFEVEGRMLNTLLRAVRRISLKERNLLDDVYQMFEKMRSRGCVIDETSYGFIIQTLSVGNRDEEALFNIEHMMRMGHSPKMTSLARVVRALCGEGKLDKALLVLMDERFTHPIKDAYNVVINESNRQGRWLCACNVYGMALKRGVVPEKKPEDA; encoded by the coding sequence ATGCTGGTTCTATTGGCTGGGGGCACGGTGAACACATCCTTGCGCATAATGCCGCCTCATCCTTCCCTACTGTCATCCACTCCATATCCTCCCCCATCCCCactccttcatcttcctccGCAGCGCAACCCTTGCTCGTTTCGAAGCATCATCATCTCCCCACGACATCTTTGGAAGATCCAACGACGCAAGCTCGTCACAAGATTCTCGCCGAGCAGACATTCGCACGGCTCTGTCCATAGAACTAGCGCGATCCTAACACCGCCGAGTGAAGTGCAGGGGCGAGAGAATCAGGAACGCGAGCGGAGAAGCTGCACGGTCCGGGTCCAGTGCTTGGCCGAAAGAATCAGGGCGTTGCCCGCTACGGACAGGGTCGAGTTCGTCCGTCTCCTACGGCGAGATGGGCAGATGGGGAGCTTGTCCGGGGTCAACGATCTGCTCGCGGCATTGGCCATGGCGCACGAGCCCGACATCGCCTTGCAagtgttcgacgaaatgccgTCTCATGGGTTGGACCCGGACTCGTGGACGTTTTCGTCCGCGATCGTCTGCCACTGTTTGAAGAACAACTTAGATGATGCTGCACGAATCTTGGACTTCATGGTGGATAACGAGCTATGCCCGAGCGTCGCGACTTTCACGACCCTCGTGAATTCGTTTTGCAGAAAGGGCCAAATGCAGAGGGCTTTTGAGGTGTTCCGCGTGATGAACAGAGTCGGTTGCGAGCCCACAATTCAGACGTACAATTGCTTGATCAAAGGGTTGTGCTACGTTGGGAGGGTGGAGGAAGCATATGAGATGTTGGAGAATATCAAGAAGGATTCGTTTTCGATCAAACCGGACATATACACATACACAGCTGTAATGGATGGGTTTTGCAAAGTGGGCAGGTCGCCAGAGGCCATGGAATTGCTTGATGAAGCTCTAGAGGCAGGGTTGTCTCCGAATGTTGTTACTTACAATACTTTGTTCAATGGGTATTGCAAAGAAGGGAAGCCGATGAAAGGCTTTGGTGTGTTGAAGCTGATGAAGGAGAGCGATTGCATGCCAGACAACATCAGTTATAGCACCTTGATTCACGGCTTGTTGAAGTGGGGGAAAATAAGGGCTGCATTGAGGGCTTATAAAGAGATGGTAGgagatggttttgaagttgaaggGAGGATGTTGAATACATTACTTAGGGCTGTGCGCAGGATTTCTTTGAAAGAGAGAAACCTATTGGATGATGTCTACCAGATGTTCGAGAAAATGAGAAGCAGGGGTTGTGTTATCGATGAGACCTCTTATGGATTTATCATACAAACACTTTCTGTAGGGAACAGAGATGAAGAAGCTTTGTTCAATATAGAGCACATGATGAGAATGGGGCATTCACCAAAAATGACTAGCTTAGCTAGAGTAGTGAGAGCACTTTGCGGGGAGGGAAAGCTTGACAAGGCTCTGTTGGTCCTAATGGATGAAAGATTTACGCATCCCATTAAAGATGCATACAACGTCGTTATAAACGAGTCTAATCGTCAAGGAAGGTGGTTATGCGCTTGTAATGTGTATGGTATGGCACTGAAGCGAGGTGTCGTGCCCGAGAAGAAGCCAGAAGATGCCTAG
- the LOC115729770 gene encoding elongation factor P, translated as MASLNLSCSVASSSSSSSSASSMVRAPALSLSSSKPSVFPARSFPGFHRRSSYPRIYALSSNDIKVGTNLVVDGAPWRVIEFLHVKPGKGAAFVRTKMRNYVTGNTVEKTFRAGSSIDEANISKETKQFTYKDAAQFVFMDLTTYEEIRLNESEVGDKTKWLKEGMDCNVLFWNGKVIDFDLPITVKLKVVDVDPGLKGDTAQGGSKPAKLDTGAVVNVPLFVNIGDEILVDTRTGQYMSRA; from the exons ATGGCGTCTCTCAACCTCTCCTGCTCCGTggcatcgtcgtcgtcgtcgtcttcttccgcTTCTTCGATGGTCCGTGCGcctgcgctctctctctcatcctcgAAGCCCTCCGTCTTCCCGGCCCGGTCTTTCCCCGGATTCCATCGACGCTCTTCGTATCCGA GGATATATGCTCTGTCCAGTAACGACATAAAAGTCGGCACCAACCTTGTCGTTGATGGAGCTCCTTGGCGAGTTATCG AGTTCTTACATGTGAAACCGGGAAAAGGAGCAGCTTTTGTTAGAACCAAGATGCGCAATTACGTAACAGGAAACACTGTTGAGAAAACCTTTAGAGCTGGAAGTTCG ATCGATGAGGCAAATATATCCAAGGAAACCAAGCAATTCACTTACAAAGATGCTGCCCAGTTTGTCTTCATGGACTTG ACTACCTACGAGGAAATTCGTCTCAATGAATCAGAGGTTGGTGACAAGACAAAGTGGTTAAAAGAGGGTATGGACTGCAATGTGCTGTTTTGGAATGGGAAG GTTATTGACTTTGATCTCCCAATCACAGTTAAGCTGAAGGTGGTGGATGTTGACCCTGGTCTGAAAGGCGATACTGCTCAAG GTGGATCGAAACCTGCGAAACTTGACACAGGTGCTGTGGTTAATGTCCCACTGTTCGTGAACATAGGCGATGAGATTTTGGTAGATACAAGAACTGGGCAATACATGAGTCGTGCGTGA